One genomic segment of Peribacillus sp. FSL H8-0477 includes these proteins:
- the corA gene encoding magnesium/cobalt transporter CorA, translated as MINTFVITKDHKMIIDCPLEEVKKDHVEWYWVDFNQPSKSEIEQLAAFFQFHPLAIEDCLDHYQQRPKLDFYDGYEFLVIHALEKKRLNAVELDMFVGHDFIVTFHKEAIIEIEEIWNKVTQSQQPLKGPFFLMHGIIDKLVDEYFPLIYHMERELNEIEDNRANKNISHLMDRLFDLRSDLSIFRKTILPMRDLLYRMVHSDRLKFLTDQHLYFNDVYDHLLKLSEMLDSYRDFSSDIRDSYLSVNSNNMNETMMTLTVITTIFMPLTFIAGVYGMNFKNMPELEWHYGYYIVLGGMGGIALCMFMYFVKKNWLTINRKNRK; from the coding sequence TTGATAAATACGTTTGTTATTACTAAAGATCATAAAATGATTATAGATTGTCCGCTAGAAGAAGTGAAAAAAGATCATGTCGAATGGTACTGGGTAGATTTTAACCAGCCTTCAAAAAGTGAAATCGAACAATTAGCTGCTTTTTTTCAGTTTCATCCCTTAGCTATTGAGGATTGCTTAGATCATTATCAGCAGCGGCCGAAGCTTGATTTTTATGATGGCTATGAATTTTTAGTCATCCATGCGCTTGAAAAAAAACGACTAAATGCCGTGGAACTGGACATGTTCGTCGGACATGACTTTATTGTCACCTTTCATAAAGAAGCGATTATAGAGATAGAGGAAATCTGGAACAAGGTTACCCAAAGTCAACAGCCATTGAAAGGCCCCTTCTTTTTAATGCATGGAATTATCGATAAGCTGGTGGATGAATATTTCCCGTTAATATATCACATGGAGCGGGAATTAAACGAGATTGAAGATAATCGGGCCAATAAAAACATAAGTCATTTAATGGATCGTTTATTTGATTTACGATCAGATCTATCAATATTCAGAAAAACTATTCTTCCGATGCGCGACTTGTTATATCGTATGGTTCATTCTGACAGACTGAAATTCTTAACTGATCAGCATCTATATTTCAATGACGTTTATGATCATTTATTGAAACTTTCAGAAATGCTTGATTCGTATCGTGATTTTTCTTCAGATATTAGGGACAGTTACCTCTCAGTTAATTCAAATAATATGAATGAAACAATGATGACATTAACGGTTATTACAACAATCTTTATGCCATTAACTTTTATTGCAGGAGTTTATGGTATGAACTTCAAAAATATGCCGGAACTTGAATGGCATTATGGTTATTACATAGTTCTTGGGGGCATGGGTGGAATTGCGTTGTGTATGTTTATGTACTTTGTCAAAAAAAATTGGTTGACCATCAATCGGAAAAACAGGAAATAA
- a CDS encoding RDD family protein translates to MSKVAVNDYGNISERYGGFWVRVAASIIDGIIITVPMSVLFIIYSFITAPEEGTATDEELVTMLLGYTVIYIIALIGIALYYILTTASKMQGTVGKKIMGLKVVDLNGNRLTFGRATGRYFATILSGMIFNIGYLMAAFTEKKQTLHDMIASTLVVKK, encoded by the coding sequence ATGAGTAAAGTAGCTGTAAATGACTATGGGAATATAAGCGAGAGGTATGGAGGATTTTGGGTTCGAGTGGCTGCTTCAATCATTGATGGAATCATTATCACAGTTCCAATGAGCGTTCTTTTCATTATTTATAGCTTTATTACGGCGCCGGAGGAGGGTACTGCTACTGATGAAGAATTGGTGACAATGCTTCTTGGATACACCGTTATTTACATTATCGCGTTAATAGGTATAGCATTATATTATATTTTGACAACTGCGTCGAAAATGCAAGGTACTGTTGGGAAAAAAATAATGGGGTTAAAAGTAGTAGATTTGAATGGGAATCGTCTTACCTTTGGTCGAGCAACCGGCAGATATTTTGCAACTATACTGTCAGGGATGATTTTTAACATTGGATATTTAATGGCTGCTTTTACGGAAAAAAAACAAACGCTGCATGATATGATAGCTAGTACATTAGTTGTAAAAAAATAA